DNA from Sulfurimonas xiamenensis:
CTCAAAAAAAATCCTTCTTTTACATAATTATTAAAAAGTTCAAAATAATATCGTATACTTTGTTAAAGTTTCATCAAATAGATAGATTTTTTTTGCTACAATATTTGCAAATTAATATGCAAAGGTTGTTATATGCAAGTAGATGATGCACTATTAACAAGATTGGAAAAATTATCTTTTTTAAAAATTTCAGATGATAAAAGAGCTGAGATTGTAGAGCAGCTCTCTGAAATTGTGAGTTTTGTTGATAATTTAAGTGAGTTAAATACAGATAATGTTGATGATAAATTTGCTATGAATGATGAATCAACTTTTCTAAGAGAAGATATACCTTTATGCGATAAACAAGTAAATGATGCTATTCTTAAAAATGCACCTTTAAGTGCTGATCACTTTTTTATTGTTCCTAAGATAATTGAATAACAGTTTGTTGTATTGATAGTGTGTAATTTTAATTTAATAGAAAAAAGGAAATATTGTTATGGACAATGAAACAAATCAACAAATAGAGATAAAGAAACTGCTTAAGAGTGTTTTACATTTTGATTCTTCAGATTTACATCTTGTTCCTGGAAGTGAACCGCAAATCAGAATTGATAAATCGCTTAAACCTTTAAATCTTCCTGTATTAAGTGCTACTGAAATAGAAAAAATGGCTTATGCTCTTATAGAAGATAAACAAAAGAAAATTTTTGAAGAAAAAAATGAACTTGACTTCTCTTTTGAATTAGAAAATGTTGGCCGTTTTCGTGCAAATTATTATCAAACAATTGGTGGTATAGCTTGTGCGTTTCGTATGATTCCTTTAGATATACCGCCACTTGAAAAATTTAATAACAATCCGATTTTCAAAGAACTTGTTAAAAGAGAAAAAGGTTTAATTCTTGTAACAGGACCTACCGGCAGCGGTAAATCAACTACCTTGGCCTCAATGCTTCATGAAATCAATTTAACACAAAACAAACATATCATAACAATTGAAGATCCTGTTGAATTTATGCATACAAATATAAAATCACTCTTTTCTCAACGAGAAGTCGGTCAAAATACAAACTCATTTGCAACAGCACTTAAATTTGCATTAAGACAAGATCCCGATGTTATTCTTATTGGGGAAATGAGGGATAAAGAGACAATCGCAGCTGCGCTAACTGCTGCTGAAACAGGTCATATTGTTTTTGCTACGCTTCATACAAACTCGGCCTCTTCAACAATTAACCGTATTATCGATGTTTTTCCATCCGGAGAACAAGCACAAGTAAGAGCGCAACTTGCATCTTCTCTTATCTCTGTTATATCACAATCTCTTATGCCAAGAATAAGCGGCGGTATAGTTGCCACACAAGAAGTGCTTATATCAAATCCGGCTATTCAAAATCTTATAAGAGAGGATAAAGTTCACCAAATCTATTCTCAAATGCAGCTAAATCAAACTGAAACAAATATGACTACACAAACTGACCAGCTCTTAAATCTTCTGCGTAAGAAAGTCATTACAAAAGAGACTGCAATCACAGCTTCAAACAGACCTGAAGAGTTTATAAAAATAATTAATAATATGTAAAAATCTTTGACATCTAAAACATGTCAAGGATCTACTTTTTTCTAAACCTTATCATTTTAAAGCGTTCGCCTAAAAAATTTGGCATTATCAATATTTTTACTTTTTCCAACTCTTGTTTATAGAGCTTCTCTTCTACATTTGCTTTTAGTATCTCAAGCAGTTCTAAAATACCCATCTCAACAAGGGCACTCATCTGAGCCTTCAGCTCTATAAACTCTACGCCCGCCTCTTCATAAGCATCTTTTACATGAGCAAATGTGACATCATATGTTATATCAGATTTTGCAAAGAGCTCATCTCTTTTTATATTTTCATCGAAAAACGGAATCACTTCATGTTTTGCATAAACTCTCAGCGAGAAATCAGGACGCGCCTGCATCTCTCCATAATCAAAACTCATAAACTCAAACTTCTTACATGCAGATACCATGCTTAAAGCAAACTCTTCATATCCGATAGCTATCTCGCCTCTATCTTTGTGATATTTCTGTGCCTTGTTTTTTACCCATTTGTCATCTAAATCAAAGATGACTTCATGTCCATCTACTCTTGCACTTTTTCCTTTATAATATAACTCACACGGAAATGCATCAAATATCTCGTTTGCTATAAAAAAAGCATTTTCACACTTTAATTCACTCAGGGATTTATAGTGTGTAAGAGAGACAACATTACCAAAACTCTCTTTAAAATAATTCTTCTGAAACTCCTGAAGTGCATCAAATCTCTCTATAATAACAAACTTCAGACTCTCTAAAAGCTTTGGTCTCAGAGTATATATAAACTCTATAATATCTGCTAAAAAATAACCGTGATGCGCACCGATTTCACAAACAACGCCATCCTCTTTTAAAAACCCTTCATCAACCAAAGAGATAATATGTTTTGCAATGGTACCGCCAAAAAATTTACTCGTACTGACTGCCGTGTAAAAATCTCCGCTTTTGCCTATCTCTTTGTAAGTAGCATAGTATCCATCTTTTCCATAGAGCCAATCACTCATATAATCGCTAAATTTACGACTCGCCATTTACCGCCTTAGTGCATTTACATTTACGCCTAATCATTTTTATACATCTCATAAAGCGTTAATAGCTCTAGCTGCTTGTCAAGTTCGTATATCTTTACATCGCTTTTTTGAATTGCAACAGAATTTTGCAGCAACTCTACATCATATTGTGTTTTATAACCCGCCTGATAAAGCTCTTTTGTATCTGATAATAACTTTTCATAAAGTTCCATATTTTCAACGCTAAGCTGTTTTTTTCTCTCAAAGTTTTCTATATTCTGCATTACCTGCTCAAAGATTGCTTTTAACTCTCTCATCTTGTCTTCAACAAGCAGTTGTGATTTAAGATAATCAATTTTTGAAGACTCTATATCTCTGAAGGTGTTGATATCCAAAGGCAGATTTACTTTAAACCCAAAGTTATAATAATCTTTCTCTTTTGCTGAACCAAACTGATATATGCTGTCACTCTTATCCCAGTTGTATCCTGCAGTTATATTCACCTTTGGAAGGTATTGTGCCACCGTTACATCTTTGGCATATCTGTTTTTAACGATCTCGCTCTCAGACATACCTAAAACTATATTATGCTTTAAAAATTGCTCTTGTGTTAAAATATTTAAATTTGGTACAAACGCATTTTTATAATTCATATCGCTTATAGCATTAAACTTTGAGATCAATCTCTCTTTGTTTGTTTCTAAATCATAAAGTGCTTGAATCAAAATATTTCTATCAATAATAGCACTGTCTAAAAAGCCAGAATCAAGCTGACCGTTTAAATAATCCTCTTTTTTTTGTGCAAGATTTATCTCAGAATTTTCAATTTGAAGTTTTTGCTTGCTGACTTTTAGATCAATCTGCTTAATCTGCATCAACAAAGAGACAGCATCTTTTACCAACTTTCTTTTTGCAACATCTATAGAATAATCAGAGTAAATTCTAGAAGCCTCGGCGAACTTAATTCCATAGTAGATACCGCCGCTTTGAAAAATCGGCTGATCCATTTTTATAGAAGCGCTCTCAGAAGTTTGCTGCTCACCGTAAGGATCACTTTTTGAGTGCGTATAGTTTAAATTAAGAGGAGCAATCCATGAATCTCGAAGCTTTGAACTCTCAGCTTCATTTTTTTCATAATCATAAATAAACTGCTCTTTTTTGTTTTGCGAAATATAGCTGTCTAACTCTTCATCGCTAAAGAGCAGTGAACTACAAAGAAGTGACAGCGCTATTGAGAGATTTAAAACCTTCATCTACTTCCTTTTTCGTAATTGTTAAAGCCGGTAATAGCCTAAGCGTATCTTTTCCGGCTCTTAAAACTATCACGCCCTCTTCTCTTGCGTTAGAGATTATTTTTGCAAGTGTTTCACCATCTTTTACACGAAGTCCGCACATCATTCCGATTCCGACTTTGGAAGTAAATATATCTTTATGGGCATTATAAAATTTTTCCAGCTCACTATCAAAATACTCTATATTTTTTTGAAGTTCACCGCTCTCATTCATCTCGTTTAATATATCTACAACTTCACATGCTGCTGCCGTACTTAAAAAGTTTCCGCCAAATGTTGAGCCGTGGTCTCCTGCGCTAAAAATATCTTTTAAGGTAGTCATAACGACACCGATTGGAACACCGCCGCCAAGGCCCTTTGCAAGAGTTACAACATCAGGCTCTATATCATAATAGTTTGATGCTAAAAATTTTCCTGTTCTGTAAACTCCGGTTTGCACTTCATCGACAATAAGCAATACATCTTTTGATTTTAAAAATTTTGCCAGCTTTTGAACCGCTTCTTTATCTAGCGGCTGCACACCACCCTCACCTTGAACAAGTTCTATCATAACTGCACAAGTATGCGCATCAACCAAACTCTCAACATGTTCTATGTTTTCTGCATAAACAAATCCATCAGGGTATGGACCAAAATAATTATGCATATAAGCTTGACCTGTAGCCTTTACTGTAGTAATAGTTCTGCCGTGAAAAGAGTGTTGCAGCGTTATCACTTTATATCTTTTTATCTCTCCATCTTTTTCGCCAAATTTTCTTGCTATCTTTATGGCTCCTTCATTTGCTTCCGCTCCGCTGTTTCCGAAAAAACACTTCATATCATAACCGCTAGCCTCTACTATTTTTTGCGCTGCTCTAGCTTGTGGCGCGATATAGTAAAGATTTGAAGTATGTGTAATATTTGAAAGTTGTTTACAAATAGCATCATTTACTCTTTTATTTGCATGTCCAACACTTACAACTGCAATGCCCGAAGCAAAATCAATATATTTTTTACCATTTGCATCAACCAATCTTGCATTATCACCACTTACAAACTCTACATCTGCTCTTGCATATGTAGGTAAAACATATTTTTTATCTAAATCTATAATATTATTCATTTGTTGATTTCTACCTTATTTTCTTGAAATATTGCACTTTTTGTATAAAGAGCATGCTTTGATGTTGTCAAATTATTAACACCTTTTGTGCCGCTATAGATTAAAACACAATCCTTTCGCAAATCATCATTGTGCTTCACCTTTAACTCGACACTGCCTGAAACCGAAGAGACTGTAACTATCTCATCCTCTGAAAATCCCAAAGAACTATGCAGATATACACTATCATCACGATGAAATTGAGAATTTAAACTTACAGGACTCTTGCATGTTATAAGATACATCCCGCTCTCTTCTTCATCTATTTTTGAATCTAATTCATCCAAAAAAACAAATTGAGCATCATCCGTATCAAAACCATCTCTGTAAGGAACTGTTTCTCTATCTTCAACATACCAAAAACCATCTATCTTCTGAACCGCAAATTTTTTAAAATACTTAAGATAAAACTCTTCACTCTCTAACGAAATTCCATACTCTTTGCATAAATAAGCGCTCAAATCATATTCACTGATTCCAACATCACTAGAGATAACTTTAGGCATAAAAGAGATTTTGTTGTGCGAGTATGATGTCCTTATGTCGTTTTTATATAAAAAACTCTTCGCCGGAATAATCAAATGTGCAACTTCACTTGTCTCATTCTCATAAAGTCCAAAATAAACAATATTTTTTACTTTGCTTATAGACTCTTTTACTCTTGTAGTGTCTGGCATTTGAGAAAGCGGATTTGCTCCTTGAATAAATAGAGTTTTAAAATTGCCAAACTCTGTATCTACTTTAGAAACTTTTTTTGATTTTGTAAAAAAAGGAGAAGTTATTCCATCTCTTGATGCACCAAGATAACTTACACCGCAGCCCTCTTTTCCAAAAAGCCCCAGTATTGCAGCAAAAGCATCGATAGCTCTCATAATATCAGCACCGTCACTATATTTTTGTATACCGACGCCGCAAACAATTGCAACTTTTTTATCTTTTATAACTCTAAGAATATCCCCAAGATCACCAAGCGAGACATCTATCTCTTCTAAAACAGCTTTGATTCTTATGTTTTGTGTTAATTCATAATAATCTTCATATTCACTTGCATATTTATCCAAAAACTCTTCATTACACTCATCTTCAATATAGAGAAAACGACTAAGCAACATTGCTAAAAAAATATCAGTATGAGGTTTTAACTGAATGTGGATATCAGCAATCTTAGCGATTTTTGTCTTTACAGGGTCGATAACAATAACAGTTTTATTTTTTATAAGTGGCAAAATATGACTGGATGTCGTATGCGGATTTCTTCCCCAAAATATAACTACATCAGATTTTACAATCTCAGTAATTGGCATATTTTTATTGCTGCCTCTTCCCTCTACTATTCCGGCCTCCCCTGCTCCGTCACAAAGGGTTCCTTCAGTCAGTACCGCACCATAAGAAGCAAAAAAGTGATCTGTCACCTCTTGCATCAAAGCAAAATTTGCATTTCCTCTATAGTGCAAAATCTCATCTTTTTCACTCTCTTCTATCATCTCTTTAAGAGTTTGCAATGCTTCAGACATAGAGATCTCTTTGCCATTATATCGCGGTTTTTCTATAAATTTATTTTTATGAAAATGATTTAAATGCGGGCACAAAAAACCTTGCGTATAACCATTTTTTAAACCTTTTAATTTACCATTTTCGTAAACAATTTCACATGCATCATAACAATCTAATGGACATGCGGTAATACTACTCATCTCTTAGTTCTACTTTAACAAGTTTTGAAAATAACTTTGGTGATTTTATAATAATCTGAGCCATATATTTGGATATATTTTTACTATCTGCAATATTTAAAAGTCTTGAAATGTTATATGATGTTTTTTTATCATCTATATAGATAACTTTTTCTTTTGAATTGATTACATCAGGTTCATCTAGATATATTGTAAGCAGTGCTTTTGAAACATCAGCTACTTTTGCCAAAGGAGCTGCTACACTGACAACTTGACCCGGTTTTACAAGCATTTCATAGAGCACAAAATTCTCTGCAACTAAATTTTTATCTTTAATACTTCTCTCAAGCTGCGCTATTCTTAATTTTAAATCTGAAATTTGAACTTTTAAATTTTGAATCTCTTTTTTTGTATTTAAGTATAGGTTTTCACTTGTTATCAAATCATAAAATTCTTTATCTTTTTCAACAGATGATTTAAATTTCAAAGGCTCTATTTTTCTATAATTTTCTCTTTTTTTCACAAGAGAATCTTCAAGGTTTACTAAAACAGCTTCGTTTATCTCTAAACTGTTTTTTGTATACATTAATTTTTCTTTTGTTAATTTAAGTTCTTTTTCATCAATTTCAGAATCTATTTTAATATATGGCTCAGCAGAAAGTTTTTTGCCTATTAAATTTTCATCAGCATAAACAATTAATCCAGATACATTTGAAGATATACTTCTCATTTCAAATGGTTCAACCTTGGCATAATAAACTTTAGCATATGAGAAACTAAACAGTAAAAAAAGTAGAGCAAATATTTTCATTATAAACACCTTTTATATTTTTATAAGGTTACCCGTAAACATGTAATATTTTTTTTAATATTACATGTTATCGAAAGTTTAATTACTGAAACAGTGAAATAAGAACACCAGCTGCAACAGCTGAACCGATAACACCGGCAACATTTGGGCCCATCGCATGCATTAGAAGCATA
Protein-coding regions in this window:
- the gatC gene encoding Asp-tRNA(Asn)/Glu-tRNA(Gln) amidotransferase subunit GatC, with protein sequence MQVDDALLTRLEKLSFLKISDDKRAEIVEQLSEIVSFVDNLSELNTDNVDDKFAMNDESTFLREDIPLCDKQVNDAILKNAPLSADHFFIVPKIIE
- a CDS encoding type IV pilus twitching motility protein PilT — its product is MDNETNQQIEIKKLLKSVLHFDSSDLHLVPGSEPQIRIDKSLKPLNLPVLSATEIEKMAYALIEDKQKKIFEEKNELDFSFELENVGRFRANYYQTIGGIACAFRMIPLDIPPLEKFNNNPIFKELVKREKGLILVTGPTGSGKSTTLASMLHEINLTQNKHIITIEDPVEFMHTNIKSLFSQREVGQNTNSFATALKFALRQDPDVILIGEMRDKETIAAALTAAETGHIVFATLHTNSASSTINRIIDVFPSGEQAQVRAQLASSLISVISQSLMPRISGGIVATQEVLISNPAIQNLIREDKVHQIYSQMQLNQTETNMTTQTDQLLNLLRKKVITKETAITASNRPEEFIKIINNM
- a CDS encoding SAM-dependent methyltransferase, with amino-acid sequence MASRKFSDYMSDWLYGKDGYYATYKEIGKSGDFYTAVSTSKFFGGTIAKHIISLVDEGFLKEDGVVCEIGAHHGYFLADIIEFIYTLRPKLLESLKFVIIERFDALQEFQKNYFKESFGNVVSLTHYKSLSELKCENAFFIANEIFDAFPCELYYKGKSARVDGHEVIFDLDDKWVKNKAQKYHKDRGEIAIGYEEFALSMVSACKKFEFMSFDYGEMQARPDFSLRVYAKHEVIPFFDENIKRDELFAKSDITYDVTFAHVKDAYEEAGVEFIELKAQMSALVEMGILELLEILKANVEEKLYKQELEKVKILIMPNFLGERFKMIRFRKK
- a CDS encoding TolC family protein, with amino-acid sequence MKVLNLSIALSLLCSSLLFSDEELDSYISQNKKEQFIYDYEKNEAESSKLRDSWIAPLNLNYTHSKSDPYGEQQTSESASIKMDQPIFQSGGIYYGIKFAEASRIYSDYSIDVAKRKLVKDAVSLLMQIKQIDLKVSKQKLQIENSEINLAQKKEDYLNGQLDSGFLDSAIIDRNILIQALYDLETNKERLISKFNAISDMNYKNAFVPNLNILTQEQFLKHNIVLGMSESEIVKNRYAKDVTVAQYLPKVNITAGYNWDKSDSIYQFGSAKEKDYYNFGFKVNLPLDINTFRDIESSKIDYLKSQLLVEDKMRELKAIFEQVMQNIENFERKKQLSVENMELYEKLLSDTKELYQAGYKTQYDVELLQNSVAIQKSDVKIYELDKQLELLTLYEMYKND
- a CDS encoding aspartate aminotransferase family protein, which produces MNNIIDLDKKYVLPTYARADVEFVSGDNARLVDANGKKYIDFASGIAVVSVGHANKRVNDAICKQLSNITHTSNLYYIAPQARAAQKIVEASGYDMKCFFGNSGAEANEGAIKIARKFGEKDGEIKRYKVITLQHSFHGRTITTVKATGQAYMHNYFGPYPDGFVYAENIEHVESLVDAHTCAVMIELVQGEGGVQPLDKEAVQKLAKFLKSKDVLLIVDEVQTGVYRTGKFLASNYYDIEPDVVTLAKGLGGGVPIGVVMTTLKDIFSAGDHGSTFGGNFLSTAAACEVVDILNEMNESGELQKNIEYFDSELEKFYNAHKDIFTSKVGIGMMCGLRVKDGETLAKIISNAREEGVIVLRAGKDTLRLLPALTITKKEVDEGFKSLNSAVTSL
- a CDS encoding molybdopterin-dependent oxidoreductase; this encodes MSSITACPLDCYDACEIVYENGKLKGLKNGYTQGFLCPHLNHFHKNKFIEKPRYNGKEISMSEALQTLKEMIEESEKDEILHYRGNANFALMQEVTDHFFASYGAVLTEGTLCDGAGEAGIVEGRGSNKNMPITEIVKSDVVIFWGRNPHTTSSHILPLIKNKTVIVIDPVKTKIAKIADIHIQLKPHTDIFLAMLLSRFLYIEDECNEEFLDKYASEYEDYYELTQNIRIKAVLEEIDVSLGDLGDILRVIKDKKVAIVCGVGIQKYSDGADIMRAIDAFAAILGLFGKEGCGVSYLGASRDGITSPFFTKSKKVSKVDTEFGNFKTLFIQGANPLSQMPDTTRVKESISKVKNIVYFGLYENETSEVAHLIIPAKSFLYKNDIRTSYSHNKISFMPKVISSDVGISEYDLSAYLCKEYGISLESEEFYLKYFKKFAVQKIDGFWYVEDRETVPYRDGFDTDDAQFVFLDELDSKIDEEESGMYLITCKSPVSLNSQFHRDDSVYLHSSLGFSEDEIVTVSSVSGSVELKVKHNDDLRKDCVLIYSGTKGVNNLTTSKHALYTKSAIFQENKVEINK
- a CDS encoding HlyD family secretion protein produces the protein MKIFALLFLLFSFSYAKVYYAKVEPFEMRSISSNVSGLIVYADENLIGKKLSAEPYIKIDSEIDEKELKLTKEKLMYTKNSLEINEAVLVNLEDSLVKKRENYRKIEPLKFKSSVEKDKEFYDLITSENLYLNTKKEIQNLKVQISDLKLRIAQLERSIKDKNLVAENFVLYEMLVKPGQVVSVAAPLAKVADVSKALLTIYLDEPDVINSKEKVIYIDDKKTSYNISRLLNIADSKNISKYMAQIIIKSPKLFSKLVKVELRDE